The genomic DNA AAACTGGCGGCGCGCTGACGCTATTTCTTGCGTCGTGGCTCGGCATTCCGGTGTCGACCACCCACACGATTACCGGCGCGATCGTCGGCGTCGGCGCGACACAGAAGCTGTCAGCCGTGCGCTGGGGCGTGGCGGGCAATATCGTCTGGGCGTGGATTCTGACGATCCCGGCGTCCGCGATACTCGCAGGCGCCGGGTGGTGGTTCGGGCATCGGTTTCTGTAACGTTCAGCCCGGCATCGCCGTCGTCATGTCGCGCGCTCAGATCAGCGGCGAGCTCACGCCGTCCATCGGGATAATCGCGCCGGACACGTAACTCGCGCGGCGGCTTGCCAGAAACAGCGCGACATCGGCGATCTCCTCAGGCTTCGCAAAGCGTCCGAGCGGCACCTTCGCTTCGCTGCGCGCGCGGGCTTCGGCGACGTCGGTACCTTGCTGCTGCGCCTCGAGTGCGAGGGCTTCCTCGACGCGCTCGGTCAGCGTCGCGCCCGGATTGATCGCGTTGATCCGGATGCCGTAGCGCGCATGGTAGTGCGCGAGGCCGACGGTCGCGAGCATCAGCGCGGCGTTGGCCGCGCCGCCTGCGATGTGAATATCGGTTGCGTATTTGCCGCCCATCCCGATGACGTTGACGATCGTGCCCGGCTCGGCCGCAGTGCCCGCCTTCACGCGTGCGACCATGCGGCGCAGCACTTCCTGCTGCGGGTAAATGTACGGGAAGTATTTCGCTTCCATCGTGGCCCTGAACGCGTCGGCGTCGAGCATTTCCGGGTCGTAGCGGCGCGCGGCGCCCGCGCTGTTGACCAGAATGTCGATCTCGCCGAGCGCCTGCGTCGCTTCTTCGACGACATCGGCTGCGCTGTGCGGATTGTGCAGATCCGCGCGCGCGAGGTGAACCTGTAAGCCTTCGCTTTTCAGCTGCTCGCGAGCGCGCGCGAGATTGGCCGGATCGCGCGATACGATCGCGACTTTTGCGCCTTCGACCGCAAATGCGCGCGCGCACGCGAGGCCGATGCCCTTGCTGCCGCCCGTAATCAGGACGACTTTTCCTTTGAGTCCGAGATCCATTGTGGTCACCCGCTTTCTTGAAAAATATCGGACACGATAGCAGACGCGATTGCGGTGTGCCTGGACGCGAGCCAGTATCGGATGCGCGGTCAGCCGCTGTTAACCATTGTTAGCCGTTGTTAGCCGCGGTCAGTAGCTGCCGTTTGCGAAACCGGCGATCGGATCGTCGTTGGTTTGCGTCGGCGCGGGCACGCCGCGCGAGCCGGTCGAGGCGCGCATGATCTGCACGCCGCCGCCCGCCGCCGGGCGTTGCCATCCGGATGCTTGCGGTGCCTGCTGGGCGGCTTGTGCCTGGCGTGCCGCGGTGACAGCGGACGAGGGCGGCGGCTCGTAGGCATCGGCGGCGGCATCGATCGGGTCGGGCGCTTGCGCGACAGGAGCCACCGACTGCGGCGACGCGCCTCGCGCTTGCCACGTCTGCGACGCTGGTGCATTCGCATAGGCCGAGGAAGGCTGAGTGAGCGGTGCTTGCGCCGACATGCCATTGCCCTGCGTGGGCTCGGGTGCTGCCACAACCGCCGGCGTTGCCGCGCCCGCCGCGCGCGCCTGCGATTGCGCCGCGCTCATCGCGGAGGGCGGCGGTTCGAACGCGTCGGCCGACGCGGCAGAGGAGGCGCCGGCACCGTTACCGGCAACGGCCGCTGCCGGCGCGCGCGCCGCCGCGGCGCGGCTGTCGCGTTGCGCGGTTAGCGGCGTCTGGTCGTTCGCCGCCGCGCGCGCGGCAAGCGGCGACGCCGTGGCCGGCGCAGCAACGGCCGTGACCGCGGCGCCCGCGACTTCGCCGGTATTCCCACCCGCCTTCGGCGCCGCCGCTTCATAAGTCGGCTCGTCGAACGGCGTCGGCTTCGACGGCGCGAGCGGCGGCGCCACGCGCCGGATGCCGTCGAAGCGTTTGGCCCAATACGGATTGGTCAGGTAATCGAGCCGCACGGTACCGCCCGTCGACGGCGCGTTGACGAAGCGCAGCTTGCCGACATAGATGCCGACGTGCGAATGCGGCCGTCCGGTCGTGTTGAAAAACACGAGGTCGCCGGCGGCGATTTCGTCGGGATCGATCGAGGCGCCGCGCGAACTCATGTCGGCGGTCGTGCGCGGCAGATTCACGGAGGCCGCGCGCTGAACAACGTAGTGGACGAGCCCGCTGCAATCAAAGCCGGCAGTGGGCGTATTGCCGCCCCAGCGGTAGGGCACGCCGACGAGGCTCATCGCCTGGATCGAGATTTCCTCGCGTCCGATGCTGTGATCGACGAAATTGGGGAAGCCGGGCGGCGTGCGGTAGGCACCGGCCGTCGATGAAGCGCCGTTGGAGCCGCTGCGCACGGTCCGCTGTGGCGCGCTGGAGCAGGCCGCGAGCAAGGCGACGAGCAGCAACGTCAGCAGCTTCAAAAGGGGAACCAGGCGGGCGGACGACGCAAACCAGAAGCCTGCTGACGCGGAACTCGCGGGCAGAGCGCCGAGCGGGCCTGCGAACCCGAAAGGTGTACAGCCGAATGGCGGAAGACCGGCACGACGCATGAAAGGCGAGGCGAGCGCCAAGCTCGCCCTGAAGCGGACGATGCCCGATAGTAGCCCGCCCAGCTTGGCTTGAGCAAGAAAACCTGATGAATTACTTGAAGTTTACGCGCTAACTGTTGCTTTTGAGCTTTGCTGAGTCGGGCGATGCAAGGTGCGCCCACGCCTGAATAAAGGTCAAAAAATGCAAGCAACCGGCCATGAAAAAGCCGCTTCCGGCCTGACCGGAAGCGGCTCTTGATATGCCTCGATAAACCGATGAAACCGATAAACCGGCCGGCGGCCTACAGAATCTCCGACGCGTAATCGGCCAGCCTCGAGCGCTCGCCGCGCGCCAGCGTCACATGCCCACTATGCGCCCAACCCTTGAAGCGGTCGACGACATAGGTCAGCCCCGAACTGCCTTCGGTCAGGTACGGCGTATCGATCTGCGCGATATTCCCGAGGCAGATGATCTTCGTACCCGGACCCGCACGCGTGACGAGCGTCTTCATCTGCTTTGGCGTCAGGTTCTGCGCCTCGTCGATAATCAGATACTTGTCGACGAAAGTCCGGCCGCGCATAAAGTTCATGCTCTTGATCTTCAGGCGCGAGCGGATCAGTTCCTGCGTCGCCGCGCGACCCCATTCGCCGGCCGCGTCGTCGGTTTTCTGCAGCACCTCGAGGTTGTCGTCGAAGGCGCCCATCCACGGCTGCATCTTTTCCTCTTCGGTGCCCGGCAGAAAGCCGATGTCCTCGCCGACGGGCACCGTCGCGCGCGTCACGATGATTTCGTTGTAGCGCTTGTCGTCGAGCACCTGCGCGAGGCCTGCCGCCAGCGCGACGAGCGTCTTGCCGGTGCCGGCCTGGCCGAGCAGCGTGACGAAGTCGATTTCCGGATTCATCAGCAGATTGAGCGCGAAGTTCTGCTCGCGGTTACGCGCCGTGATGCCCCACACGTTGTTCTTGTGGTGGCCGTAATCGCGCAGCGTCTGCAGCAGCGCCGTCTTGCCGTTGAGCTCGCGCACGATCGCATGGAACGCCGGCTCGCCGTTCTGCGGCTCGAGGTAGACGAACTCGTTGACGAGCATCGACGCGCACAGCGGACCGGTCACGCGGTAGTACGTGGTGCCCGTCTTCGTGTCCTGCCAGCTTTCCATGCCCTTCGCGTGGCGGGTCCAGAAGTCCTGCGGCAGTGCGCGAATCCCGCTGTAGAGCAGGTCCTTGTCTTCGAGAACCTGGTCGTTGAAGTAGTCTTCCGCAGGCAGGCCGAGCGCGTGCGCCTTGATGCGCATGTTGATGTCTTTCGACACCAGCACGACCTGGCGGTCCTCGCGGTCGCGCTGCAGTGCGCGTACGACGCCGAGAATCTGGTTGTCGGCCTTGCCCTGCGGCAGACCTTCAACCGGCTCGATGTCGGTCAGCTTCGTCTGAAAGTACAGATGCCCGAGCGCTTCGCGGCTGCCCAGGCGCGCCAGCGGAATGCCTTCGGTCATCGCACCGGCATTCGCCACGAGCGCGTCGAGCGTGCGGCTCACCTGGCGCGCGTTGCGCGCGACTTCCGACATGCCCTTCTTGTGGTTGTCGAGCTCCTCGAGCGTCATCATCGGCAGATAGACGTCGTGCTCTTCAAAGCGGAAAAGGCTGGTCGGATCGTGCATCAGCACGTTCGTATCGAGCACGAAGAGCTTGCGCACTTCCGCCGTCACGCCCTTGGTGTCGCGCTTCTTCGTGCCGCCGCGCGGTGTGGACGCGCTCGTCGCCACGTCGTTGTCGGCGCCGGCGGGCGCCTTGCCGCGGCGCGCCACCACGGGCGTCGCGAGGTCCGCTTCGTCTTGCGTCAAGGGCGTGGGCGCCACCGGCTGCAGCAGTGCTGCCGTCTGCTTTGTCTTGCGGCTGCGCGCGGTGCTACCGCCGGCCTGCTCAGGCGGCACAGCGGGCGCATCGATGCCGGCCAGCGTTGCGGCGGCAACGGGCACCGGCCGCAGTGTGGTGGCCGCATTCGCCGCGTCCGTCATCGGCACGGCGACATTCGCACGCCCGTATTCGGGCGACTCTGCTTGCTCCCCTTCATGCCCCTGTTTTCGAGCGGGCCGTGCCGGATGGGCTTTGGCCTTGTATTCGTCAGGCGGCAACAGATTACCGAGCTTGCTGGGCGGAGTAGGCAAAGGCATGGTTTTCCTCGAATGAATCGGGGGCATAGACCGGTTGCGTCGGCGGCGACGACCAGCGCAATGATCCGTGCAACATTTCGTGTGCGCCGGCTACCGCATCCTGAACGTGCCAGTGGTGCGCACGCAGTTTGCGCCGGCAGGCGCGCTTCGTTTAGTGATGCCGGTTCCGCGGTTTTTCGATCGGCTCCTTGACGAGGGCGCGCGCTATCGCAGGCAAAGCAGCAGGCAAAGCCGGGACGGCAGCGAAGCCGCGCGCAATTAAAAAAGCCGCCGCCCCGTTGAACGGGGCAAGCGGCTCGACCTGGGTCGTCGCGTTGCGCCTCATAAGCCTTGCGGCTCTCACGTCGCTTCTGCTTGCCTTGTTGTCAAGCGTG from Paraburkholderia edwinii includes the following:
- a CDS encoding SDR family NAD(P)-dependent oxidoreductase, translated to MDLGLKGKVVLITGGSKGIGLACARAFAVEGAKVAIVSRDPANLARAREQLKSEGLQVHLARADLHNPHSAADVVEEATQALGEIDILVNSAGAARRYDPEMLDADAFRATMEAKYFPYIYPQQEVLRRMVARVKAGTAAEPGTIVNVIGMGGKYATDIHIAGGAANAALMLATVGLAHYHARYGIRINAINPGATLTERVEEALALEAQQQGTDVAEARARSEAKVPLGRFAKPEEIADVALFLASRRASYVSGAIIPMDGVSSPLI
- a CDS encoding C40 family peptidase, whose amino-acid sequence is MKLLTLLLVALLAACSSAPQRTVRSGSNGASSTAGAYRTPPGFPNFVDHSIGREEISIQAMSLVGVPYRWGGNTPTAGFDCSGLVHYVVQRAASVNLPRTTADMSSRGASIDPDEIAAGDLVFFNTTGRPHSHVGIYVGKLRFVNAPSTGGTVRLDYLTNPYWAKRFDGIRRVAPPLAPSKPTPFDEPTYEAAAPKAGGNTGEVAGAAVTAVAAPATASPLAARAAANDQTPLTAQRDSRAAAARAPAAAVAGNGAGASSAASADAFEPPPSAMSAAQSQARAAGAATPAVVAAPEPTQGNGMSAQAPLTQPSSAYANAPASQTWQARGASPQSVAPVAQAPDPIDAAADAYEPPPSSAVTAARQAQAAQQAPQASGWQRPAAGGGVQIMRASTGSRGVPAPTQTNDDPIAGFANGSY
- a CDS encoding PhoH family protein gives rise to the protein MPLPTPPSKLGNLLPPDEYKAKAHPARPARKQGHEGEQAESPEYGRANVAVPMTDAANAATTLRPVPVAAATLAGIDAPAVPPEQAGGSTARSRKTKQTAALLQPVAPTPLTQDEADLATPVVARRGKAPAGADNDVATSASTPRGGTKKRDTKGVTAEVRKLFVLDTNVLMHDPTSLFRFEEHDVYLPMMTLEELDNHKKGMSEVARNARQVSRTLDALVANAGAMTEGIPLARLGSREALGHLYFQTKLTDIEPVEGLPQGKADNQILGVVRALQRDREDRQVVLVSKDINMRIKAHALGLPAEDYFNDQVLEDKDLLYSGIRALPQDFWTRHAKGMESWQDTKTGTTYYRVTGPLCASMLVNEFVYLEPQNGEPAFHAIVRELNGKTALLQTLRDYGHHKNNVWGITARNREQNFALNLLMNPEIDFVTLLGQAGTGKTLVALAAGLAQVLDDKRYNEIIVTRATVPVGEDIGFLPGTEEEKMQPWMGAFDDNLEVLQKTDDAAGEWGRAATQELIRSRLKIKSMNFMRGRTFVDKYLIIDEAQNLTPKQMKTLVTRAGPGTKIICLGNIAQIDTPYLTEGSSGLTYVVDRFKGWAHSGHVTLARGERSRLADYASEIL